A genomic stretch from Tribolium castaneum strain GA2 chromosome 6, icTriCast1.1, whole genome shotgun sequence includes:
- the LOC100141760 gene encoding uncharacterized protein LOC100141760 isoform X13, with protein sequence MVQHIVSYHLKIKCLLNKFLEAKCHSGLDESLDKLVKYFYRLGTRDINRTILTLPIFTTWLKRAADTWSAKPPPAAIASFALHLASLLSKNEEKFRELNSANFYNKLFGIVNQPKAVPFVQLAYVELCVSFLEHRPGIDYLISSGLWEHIYRLSLSNESQVSKESTKFLTKILDATLDSNETFCKNIVKEIISPCELSTTSKVGLESSLRLIGEILEQVLERALVEDKDFRIAHLFLDEFRQKKLFSESHGFNNVNLVKIMFVVELLDFRQDFLNDSSYDKVKEFRSKIQKDFLSRLSDDNYYAVMELLNFGVLFWKYFELNFPTDKASTNSYCISDHFVGALTLPHMFLVMKHFMSWSEQEIKTADDECRQLCLTEHVKMLQPDFIRTFFIWRNNLLASSDLVEICMKSFERVKNLELLFSKDSALLIFKKMIYHIKDMVTAVAESPQKLQILANYEFFAEAFRLVATLLDRFRITWKDNFEVVNVITISFDFLVLCKWPANEVVQVLNLINVAIRNYMSPNMLLLVDISSDSTLELLGPLLAKLLEAKDVKIAALEVIHTMAHMSGCKFPSLQKVLMDSELPTLVVKMSTCDSESFVRATAIKCLQEMIQVEEIWNNALKSEDLPQKMRDVLLNETEGIVRVEAATFMCVAYENQQFPKDTLDRVYETMIYASTTDLHWEVKVRALDFWDKVIKNHLQNQGMIDGSFPNVTFSKEHRKIVTLTDSEIRKRLLKVLSQLSSIGCLGVLMSAIKDDCDMEVSKTAAKITQRLVELFKKYNVRSDGSTPTSPLPTENGMSTASVSSGISVDESMDSPSNHHELNEDIIDQIVNSKDVCLLRNVYAPSEYSSVSNYDIQVRRVVTPNEFLQFTQQDLNTIISEKKNWLNGIEDLGSLLDDMLKTYEDDVNNMDCY encoded by the exons atggtgcAACATATTGTCAGTTATCATTtgaaaattaagtgtttgttgaataaatttctTGAAGCAAAGTGTCACAGCGGCCTAGACGAGTCTTTAGACAAACTCGTGAAATATTTTTACCGGCTAGGAACGAGGG ACATAAATCGTACAATTTTAACTCTTCCAATTTTTACCACATGGTTAAAGAGGGCCGCTGACACGTGGAGTGCCAAACCTCCACCTGCGGCTATTGCCAGCTTTGCCTTGCATTTGGCCAGTTTGTTGTCAAAAAATGAGGAAAAGTTTCGCGAACTTAATagcgctaatttttataacaaattgtTTGGCATTGTAAATCAACCAAAGGCGGTGCCATTTGTTCAATTAGCTTACGTCGAATTGTGTGTTTCATTTCTCGAACACAGGCCTGGCATTGACTATTTGATCTCTTCCGGCCTTTGGGAGCATATTTATCGTCTAAGTCTATCAAATGAATCTCAAGTGTCTAAAGAGAGCaccaaatttttgacaaaaattttggaCGCAACTTTGGATTCTAAcgaaacattttgtaaaaatattgtcaaggAAATAATTTCACCTTGCGAACTTTCCACTACAAGTAAAGTTGGTCTGGAATCGTCGTTACGCCTCATTGGTGAGATTTTAGAACAGGTGCTTGAACGTGCCCTAGTGGAGGATAAAGATTTCCGAATTGCTCATCTTTTCTTGGATGAGTTTCGTCAAAAGAAGCTTTTTTCCGAATCTCATGGCTTTAATAATGTCAATTTGGTGAAAATAATGTTTGTGGTAGAATTGCTAGACTTTCGTCAAGACTTTCTCAACGATTCTAGTTATGACAAGGTCAAGGAGTTCCGTTCAAAAATCCAGAAAGACTTCCTATCACGCCTTTCCGATGACAATTATTACGCCGTTATGGAATTACTCAACTTTGGTGTTTTATTCTGGAAGTACTTCGAGTTGAATTTTCCAACGGATAAAGCGTCCACTAATTCTTACTGCATTTCTGACCATTTCGTCGGCGCGTTAACACTCCCACACATGTTCCTCGTCATGAAACATTTCATGTCCTGGTCCGAGCAGGAAATTAAAACTGCCGACGACGAATGCCGGCAGTTATGTTTGACAGAACATGTGAAAATGCTTCAACCCGATTTTATTCGTACGTTTTTCATTTGGCGCAATAATCTCTTAGCAAGTTCAGATTTGGTCGAGATTTGTATGAAATCCTTCGAACGTGTCAAAAATCTAGAATTACTGTTTTCCAAAGACAGCGCTTTGCTcattttcaagaaaatgatCTATCACATCAAAGACATGGTTACTGCAGTTGCAGAGTCTCCGCAAAAGCTTCAAATTCTGGcaaattacgaatttttcgCCGAAGCTTTCAGACTTGTTGCCACGCTTCTTGACCGGTTTCGCATCACCTGGAAGGATAATTTCGAAGTTGTGAATGTGATCACtatttcttttgattttttggtgtTGTGCAAATGGCCCGCAAATGAGGTTGTGCAAGTCTTGAACTTGATAAATGTTGCTATTAGGAATTACATGTCCCCGAATATGTTACTACTGGTCGATATAAGCTCAGACTCGACGTTAGAACTCTTAGGACCATTGTTGGCCAAATTACTTGAGGCAAAGGATGTCAAAATAGCCGCTCTGGAAGTGATTCACACCATGGCACACATGTCCGGCTGTA AATTTCCGTCCTTACAAAAAGTATTAATGGATTCAGAGTTGCCCACTTTGGTGGTGAAGATGTCAACGTGTGATAGCGAGAGCTTCGTCCGAGCGACCGCGATCAAGTGCCTCCAGGAGATGATTCAAGTGGAGGAGATCTGGAACAACGCCTTGAAATCGGAGGATTTGCCG CAAAAAATGCGGGACGTTCTCTTGAACGAAACCGAGGGGATTGTCCGTGTGGAGGCGGCCACGTTCATGTGTGTCGCTTACGAGAACCAGCAGTTCCCCAAGGACACTCTGGACCGGGTCTACGAGACCATGATCTACGCCTCCACGACGGACCTCCACTGGGAGGTCAAGGTCCGCGCGTTGGACTTCTGGGACAAGGTGATCAAAAACCACCTCCAGAACCAGGGAATGATCGACGGGAGTTTCCCCAACGTGACGTTCTCGAAGGAACACCGCAAGATCGTGACCCTGACCGACTCCGAGATCAGGAAGCGCCTGCTGAAGGTCCTGAGCCAGCTGAGCTCGATCGGGTGCTTGGGGGTGCTCATGTCGGCCATTAAGGATGACTGTGATATGGAGGTGTCAAAGACTGCAGCTAAGATAACGCAACGTTTGGTGGAGTTGTTCAAGAAGTACAATGTACGGAGTGACGGGAGCACGCCGACGTCGCCCCTGCCGACGGAGAACGGCATGTCCACGGCGTCGGTCTCGTCGGGGATTTCCGTGGACGAGTCGATGGACTCGCCGTCGAACCACCACGAGCTGAACGAGGACATCATCGACCAGATCGTCAACTCCAAGGACGTGTGTCTGTTGAGGAACGTCTACGCGCCGAGCGAGTACAGCTCGGTCAGCAATTACGACATCCAGGTGCGGAGGGTGGTCACGCCGAACGAGTTTCTTCAGTTCACGCAGCAGGATCTTAACACGATCATTAGCGAGAAGAAGAACTGGTTGAACGGAATCGAAGATCTCGGCTCGCTTTTGGATGACATGCTGAAGACTTACGAGGACGATGTCAACAATATGGATTGTTACTAG
- the LOC100141760 gene encoding uncharacterized protein LOC100141760 isoform X11: MVRQITILQLKFKCLLNKFLEAKCHNGLEEALEKLLKYFYRLETKDCTLLTLPLFTTWIKTAVKTWRVQKKPPPSVIVTFVLNLTSLLSKKEEKFCQFSCDNFFIKLIRILNQINAEPEVQLAYIKLLTSFLEHRPGVEFLISSALWEDVYQLSLSNETQIVKESTKFISKFLDTNESFCNKVVKTIMSPLGENVSHRLKLSNEESKSDFESTLRLIGHIFELVFERALLEDKDFQVADFFLEEFKHQELYDNLLLMSEIDGFSVSFLKIKFVKEFLDFRRNVRTKNNDRDIVSRFYSKIQKDLLSYITDDNFDDTIELGKFSVLYWKYIELNFPREKSPKQYCMSVHFLGPVIFPHLFIVLKHFVSWTELDTKYADDDCRYLYFSEHLKMVHSDFFRFGSKWRNKFIARTDIVDLCMKSFDHLKDLEQHFSKDGALFIFNKLIYTIKDMFTAATECPKKLEILDNNDYFTEMFKLLATLVGKFQLTWKDNVEVINMITISYDFLKLRRWPANEVVQALNLINVAVRNYLSPNMLLLVDVSSDSTLELLGPLLSAKLVGTKCVKIAALEVIHSMAHMSRGEFPSLQKVLMDSELPTLVVKMSTCDSESFVRATAIKCLQEMIQVEEIWNNALKSEDLPQKMRDVLLNETEGIVRVEAATFMCVAYENQQFPKDTLDRVYETMIYASTTDLHWEVKVRALDFWDKVIKNHLQNQGMIDGSFPNVTFSKEHRKIVTLTDSEIRKRLLKVLSQLSSIGCLGVLMSAIKDDCDMEVSKTAAKITQRLVELFKKYNVRSDGSTPTSPLPTENGMSTASVSSGISVDESMDSPSNHHELNEDIIDQIVNSKDVCLLRNVYAPSEYSSVSNYDIQVRRVVTPNEFLQFTQQDLNTIISEKKNWLNGIEDLGSLLDDMLKTYEDDVNNMDCY, translated from the exons ATGGTGCGACAAATTACCATACTTCAGTTGAAATTTAAGTGTCTcttgaataaatttcttgAAGCTAAGTGTCATAATGGACTAGAGGAGGCTTTAGAAAAACTTTTGAAGTATTTCTATCGGTTAGAAACGAAGG ATTGTACATTGTTAACTCTACCACTTTTTACAACTTGGATAAAGACAGCTGTAAAAACGTGGCGCGTCCAAAAAAAACCTCCACCGTCGGTTATTgtgacttttgtcttgaacttGACTAGTTTATTGTCAAAAAAGGAGGAAAAATTTTGCCAGTTCAGttgtgacaatttttttatcaaactaaTTCGTATTTTGAATCAAATAAATGCGGAGCCAGAAGTCCAACTAgcttatattaaattattgactTCGTTCCTGGAACATAGACCCGGTGTCGAGTTCTTGATTTCCAGTGCTCTATGGGAGGATGTGTACCAGTTGAGTTTGTCAAATGAAACTCAGATTGTTAAAGAGAGtaccaaatttatttcaaaatttttggacaCTAATGAATCTTTTTGTAATAAAGTTGTCAAGACAATTATGTCGCCTTTGGGAGAAAATGTGTCCCATCGTCTGAAACTTTCTAACGAAGAATCAAAATCGGATTTTGAATCCACTTTACGACTAATTGGACATATTTTTGAGCTTGTGTTTGAACGCGCATTGCTTGAGGATAAAGATTTCCAAGTCGCTGATTTTTTCTTGGAAGAATTTAAACACCAGGAGCTTTATgacaatttattattgatgtCGGAAATTGATGGCTTCAGtgtcagttttttgaaaattaagttCGTTAAAGAATTTCTTGATTTTCGTCGCAACGTtcgtacaaaaaataatgataggGATATAGTCAGTAggttttactcaaaaattcagAAAGACCTTCTGTCTTATATTACTGACGATAATTTTGATGACACCATAGAATTGGGCAAATTCAGTGTATTGTATTGGAAATatatcgaattaaattttccacgAGAAAAAAGTCCAAAGCAATATTGTATGTCAGTCCATTTTTTGGGCCCAGTAATATTTCCACACCtgtttattgttttgaaacaTTTCGTGTCTTGGACTGAACTGGATACGAAATATGCAGATGATGATTGTCGATATTTGTATTTCTCCGaacatttaaaaatggttCATTCTGATTTTTTCCGTTTCGGGTCCAAATGGCGAAATAAATTCATAGCCAGGACGGATATCGTTGATCTTTGCATGAAATCTTTTGATCACCTCAAAGACCTAGAGCAGCATTTTTCGAAAGACGGTGCATTgttcatttttaacaagttAATCTATACAATCAAAGATATGTTTACTGCAGCTACAGAATGTCCGAAAAAACTTGAGATCTTGGACAATAATGATTATTTCACCGAAATGTTCAAACTTCTTGCTACTCTTGTTGGCAAGTTCCAACTCACTTGGAAAGATAATGTCGAAGTCATTAATATGATCACAATTtcttatgattttttgaaattgcgTAGATGGCCCGCAAACGAGGTTGTCCAAGccttgaatttaattaatgtagCTGTTAGGAATTATTTGTCTCCAAATATGTTACTACTAGTCGATGTGAGTTCAGATTCGACCCTAGAACTCCTAGGACCGTTGTTATCGGCCAAattagttggaacaaaatgtgttaaaatagCCGCACTGGAAGTGATTCACTCAATGGCACACATGTCTCGTGGCG AATTTCCGTCCTTACAAAAAGTATTAATGGATTCAGAGTTGCCCACTTTGGTGGTGAAGATGTCAACGTGTGATAGCGAGAGCTTCGTCCGAGCGACCGCGATCAAGTGCCTCCAGGAGATGATTCAAGTGGAGGAGATCTGGAACAACGCCTTGAAATCGGAGGATTTGCCG CAAAAAATGCGGGACGTTCTCTTGAACGAAACCGAGGGGATTGTCCGTGTGGAGGCGGCCACGTTCATGTGTGTCGCTTACGAGAACCAGCAGTTCCCCAAGGACACTCTGGACCGGGTCTACGAGACCATGATCTACGCCTCCACGACGGACCTCCACTGGGAGGTCAAGGTCCGCGCGTTGGACTTCTGGGACAAGGTGATCAAAAACCACCTCCAGAACCAGGGAATGATCGACGGGAGTTTCCCCAACGTGACGTTCTCGAAGGAACACCGCAAGATCGTGACCCTGACCGACTCCGAGATCAGGAAGCGCCTGCTGAAGGTCCTGAGCCAGCTGAGCTCGATCGGGTGCTTGGGGGTGCTCATGTCGGCCATTAAGGATGACTGTGATATGGAGGTGTCAAAGACTGCAGCTAAGATAACGCAACGTTTGGTGGAGTTGTTCAAGAAGTACAATGTACGGAGTGACGGGAGCACGCCGACGTCGCCCCTGCCGACGGAGAACGGCATGTCCACGGCGTCGGTCTCGTCGGGGATTTCCGTGGACGAGTCGATGGACTCGCCGTCGAACCACCACGAGCTGAACGAGGACATCATCGACCAGATCGTCAACTCCAAGGACGTGTGTCTGTTGAGGAACGTCTACGCGCCGAGCGAGTACAGCTCGGTCAGCAATTACGACATCCAGGTGCGGAGGGTGGTCACGCCGAACGAGTTTCTTCAGTTCACGCAGCAGGATCTTAACACGATCATTAGCGAGAAGAAGAACTGGTTGAACGGAATCGAAGATCTCGGCTCGCTTTTGGATGACATGCTGAAGACTTACGAGGACGATGTCAACAATATGGATTGTTACTAG
- the LOC100141760 gene encoding uncharacterized protein LOC100141760 isoform X2, with amino-acid sequence MVQQITIYQLKIKCLLNKFLEAKCHNGLGASLDKLVQYFYRLEQRGVFCLLLPVFNLDLFVDTNYTLLTLPLFTTWIKSAVKKWCVQKTPPPPVILTFVLNLTSLLSKKEEKFCQFSCDNFFIKLIRILNQLNAEPSVQLAYIELLTSFLEHRSGVEFLISSALWEDLYQLSLSSEPEIRKESTKFISKFLDKSLDTDEFFCNNVVKTIMSPLVENGHQCLKLCLSESDSSFEPSLRLIGNIFEHVFERALLEDKDFRIAYLFLEELRREELYDNLFLISEIHYFSVNFMKIKFVTEFLDFRRGVVSDDTARKFYLKIRKDFLTCLTDDNFHEPIELGKFGVLFWKYIELNFSVEKKPNLYCMSDLFVGVMMFSHMFLVLKYFVSWTEIEMKHADDECRLLCFSEHMRMIEPDFFRVGSKWRSKYLTDLNLVEHSMKSFEHLKDIEQHFSKDTALLIFKKFIYQIKDMVTAATECPEKLEILSGTDYFVEIFKLLATLLDKFRLTWKDNVEVINVITLSFDFLSLHRWPPSEVVQVLNLINVAVRNYLSPNMLLLVDISSDSTLELLGPLLSAKLLGTKCVKIAALEVIHTVAHMSCSEFPSLQKVLMDSELPTLVVKMSTCDSESFVRATAIKCLQEMIQVEEIWNNALKSEDLPQKMRDVLLNETEGIVRVEAATFMCVAYENQQFPKDTLDRVYETMIYASTTDLHWEVKVRALDFWDKVIKNHLQNQGMIDGSFPNVTFSKEHRKIVTLTDSEIRKRLLKVLSQLSSIGCLGVLMSAIKDDCDMEVSKTAAKITQRLVELFKKYNVRSDGSTPTSPLPTENGMSTASVSSGISVDESMDSPSNHHELNEDIIDQIVNSKDVCLLRNVYAPSEYSSVSNYDIQVRRVVTPNEFLQFTQQDLNTIISEKKNWLNGIEDLGSLLDDMLKTYEDDVNNMDCY; translated from the exons ATGGTGCAACAAATTACAAtatatcaattaaaaattaagtgcttgttgaataaatttctTGAAGCAAAGTGTCATAACGGATTAGGCGCATCTTTAGATAAACTCGTACAGTATTTTTATCGGCTTGAACAAAGAGGTgtgttttgtttgttattaccAGTTTTTAACCTTGATTTATTTGTAGATACAAATTACACGTTACTCACTCTACCTCTTTTCACAACTTGGATTAAATCAGCTGTAAAAAAGTGGTGTGTCCAAAAGACGCCTCCACCTCCGGTTATTCTCACCTTTGTCTTGAACTTAACTAGTCTTTTGTCAAAAAAGGAGgaaaaattttgccaattcagttgtgacaatttttttatcaaactaaTTCGTATTTTGAATCAACTAAATGCGGAGCCATCTGTCCAACTAGCTTACATTGAACTATTGACTTCGTTTCTTGAACATCGATCCGGTGTCGAGTTTCTGATTTCTAGTGCTCTCTGGGAGGATTTGTACCAATTGAGTTTGTCAAGTGAACCCGAAATTCGTAAAGAAAGTACcaagtttatttcaaaatttttggacaaatCTTTGGACACTGacgagtttttttgtaataatgtcGTCAAGACAATTATGTCGCCTTTGGTGGAAAATGGACACCAGTGTCTCAAACTTTGTCTCAGCGAATCAGATTCGAGTTTTGAGCCTTCGTTGCGACTTATTGGCAACATTTTCGAGCACGTATTTGAACGAGCATTGCTGGAAGATAAAGATTTCCGAATAGCTTATCTCTTCTTGGAAGAACTTAGACGTGAGGAGCTTTATgacaatttatttctaatatcAGAAATACACTACTTCAGTGTCAATTTCATGAAAATTAAGTTCGTCACGGAATTCCTAGACTTTCGTCGTGGTGTTGTTAGTGATGATACAGCCaggaagttttatttaaaaattcgtaaagATTTTCTAACGTGTCTTACTGATGACAATTTTCATGAACCCATCGAATTGGGTAAATTCGGTGTTTTGTTCTGGAAATACATCGAACTAAACTTTTCAGTAGAAAAAAAACCGAATCTTTATTGCATGTCTGATCTTTTTGTGGGTGTTATGATGTTTTCGCACATGTTTCTCGTTCTGAAATATTTCGTCTCTTGGACGGAAATTGAAATGAAGCATGCCGATGACGAATGTCGCTTGTTGTGTTTTTCGGAACATATGAGGATGATTGAGCCCGATTTTTTTCGTGTTGGTTCCAAATGGCGGAGTAAATATTTAACCGACTTGAATTTGGTTGAGCATTCCATGAAATCCTTTGAACATCTCAAAGACATAGAGCAGCATTTTTCCAAAGACACTGCGTTACTCATTTTCAAGAAATTCATCTATCAGATCAAAGATATGGTGACTGCGGCTACGGAATGTCCCGAAAAGCTTGAGATCTTGTCCGGAACCGACTATTTTGTCgagattttcaaacttcttgCAACTCTTCTTGACAAGTTTCGACTCACGTGGAAAGACAATGTCGAAGTCATCAATGTGATTACTCTTTCGTTTGATTTCTTGAGCTTGCACAGATGGCCCCCAAGTGAGGTTGTTCAAGTCTTGAATCTAATTAATGTAGCTGTTAGGAATTATTTGTCTCCAAATATGCTACTACTAGTCGATATCAGTTCAGATTCGACGTTAGAACTCTTAGGACCGTTGTTATCGGCCAAATTGCTTGGAACAAAGTGTGTCAAAATAGCCGCACTGGAAGTGATACACACTGTGGCACACATGTCTTGTAGCG AATTTCCGTCCTTACAAAAAGTATTAATGGATTCAGAGTTGCCCACTTTGGTGGTGAAGATGTCAACGTGTGATAGCGAGAGCTTCGTCCGAGCGACCGCGATCAAGTGCCTCCAGGAGATGATTCAAGTGGAGGAGATCTGGAACAACGCCTTGAAATCGGAGGATTTGCCG CAAAAAATGCGGGACGTTCTCTTGAACGAAACCGAGGGGATTGTCCGTGTGGAGGCGGCCACGTTCATGTGTGTCGCTTACGAGAACCAGCAGTTCCCCAAGGACACTCTGGACCGGGTCTACGAGACCATGATCTACGCCTCCACGACGGACCTCCACTGGGAGGTCAAGGTCCGCGCGTTGGACTTCTGGGACAAGGTGATCAAAAACCACCTCCAGAACCAGGGAATGATCGACGGGAGTTTCCCCAACGTGACGTTCTCGAAGGAACACCGCAAGATCGTGACCCTGACCGACTCCGAGATCAGGAAGCGCCTGCTGAAGGTCCTGAGCCAGCTGAGCTCGATCGGGTGCTTGGGGGTGCTCATGTCGGCCATTAAGGATGACTGTGATATGGAGGTGTCAAAGACTGCAGCTAAGATAACGCAACGTTTGGTGGAGTTGTTCAAGAAGTACAATGTACGGAGTGACGGGAGCACGCCGACGTCGCCCCTGCCGACGGAGAACGGCATGTCCACGGCGTCGGTCTCGTCGGGGATTTCCGTGGACGAGTCGATGGACTCGCCGTCGAACCACCACGAGCTGAACGAGGACATCATCGACCAGATCGTCAACTCCAAGGACGTGTGTCTGTTGAGGAACGTCTACGCGCCGAGCGAGTACAGCTCGGTCAGCAATTACGACATCCAGGTGCGGAGGGTGGTCACGCCGAACGAGTTTCTTCAGTTCACGCAGCAGGATCTTAACACGATCATTAGCGAGAAGAAGAACTGGTTGAACGGAATCGAAGATCTCGGCTCGCTTTTGGATGACATGCTGAAGACTTACGAGGACGATGTCAACAATATGGATTGTTACTAG